The DNA sequence GCCACTTGGGTTTGGGTTGCCCTTAATTCTCAAGAGAATTGTCCAGACAGGAAAGGCCTAATCTCCCTGAGGTTGAGGATGGTATCTAGGCTCTGTGGCCAACTGTGACTACAGAGGAAAATGTAGTGGTAGGAAAGCAAACTGTCCATTAAAACTGAGTGCCAACTCAGTTTTCTAGAACttttaacgtttgtttgtttgttttgtttgtatgtatttatttatttgagagagagacagagacggagagagagagagactcccaagcaggctccatgctgtcagcacagagctccacacagggctcaattccacaaaccatgagacacgtgactgagtcaaaatcaaagagttgggcacttaaccaactaagccacccaggcacccctagaactttaaaaatgttcatgtacATGTGGttggcagggagaaagggacCTGCAAGATACTAATAAAATGAACCCCAAAATGTGTCATGCACGGAGGAATGAGTTGCAAAGGGATAGGAGAAAACTTCTGAGTGTagtagaaatgttctgtatcttgaaaGTAGTAATAGTTTCACAGATGTAAACATATGGTAAAACCCATGTACATTTTAAACATGAGCAGTTTACTGTATATCAATTTACCTCAATAAAGTAGGGTTTTTTAACTCAACTGTAAGAAAGTGACTTAGAGCAAAGCCATTCTGCTTGAGAACCTAAACATAGTGTTGTATGTAACAAACCATGTGACTTTCATAAAAGTAGAATTAGCAACTCAAAGTGGTTAGTCCAATTTAGATGACAACCGTCAGAGCACAGCTAAGCATAGGTGAGGAGCAGCAGTGGAGTAAGACCGCCCAGAGCAGGtggagagaaaacaaacatgggCGGTCATAGCCAAAAAACCTCCATGCGAGGAACCATCTTCAAGTTTGCAGTCCCAAAGAGGAACTTGAGAAACCGGCAGTTTCAGTGATTACTCTGGTTGAAAACTAAgcctcaaaaattattttcattatcctAGTTATTACTGCCCACGATGCCTTCAATTTTCTGTCCTCAAAAACCCAAGTGCACAACACTTCCACCCAGGCTGTCCTACTCGATCTGAAACTACTGCTCTCACTAGGCAGGACAGTCCATCGAAGAAGGACTCACTTACCTCACCCTTATCCAAGCCTCACAATCCTCATTCCTTCCCTCCATGCCCTACCCTCAACTCCCTCACCCATTCCCCAGCAGCCCGCATGCTCCGGCCTTTGCCCTTTACTCTCCCCTTCCCGCACAGGCCGTACCCTCTTACTCTGGTCCCAGCGTTGCCCTCACCTCTGCCCACAGGTGCCTCAGCCCCTCAGTAAACTGTGTTCACAAGTCCCTTTCCCTTCGTCTCTTGAAAAGCATCCCCAGCCCCTCTTACAACCCAGCTCCTCACTTGCCCACTCATCCTCAGGCTCTTCTTACCCTGCTCCCCTACCTTAGACACTCACACCCGGCCCCTCACCACATGCCAGCCCCTCACCCAGTGCCCTCACAACCGGTACAGTCAATAAATGCGGTGCCGTCATTCCACAGTCCCTTAGCCCCTCATGCGAATCTCCGGGCCCTGCGGCCCATACTTGCtgttcactcacagaatcccgaCCCTGACCAGGCCCGAACGCCGCAGCCGTGCTAGGTGAGTTCAGGCCGCCGCCATCGCTCCTGAGGCGCACCagccgcgccccgccccgcgccaCACGCAACCCGCGCCCCCGCGCACCACACGTAACCGCCCAGCGACGCACCGCTGGGCAGTGGCGTGCCAGCTCATTGGCTGGACCCGGCCAGAGCCGGAGCGTCGAGGCTTGTTTCCTGGCAACGGCCGAGCGCAGGGGCGGGGTCGCCGACGGCGTTCCGAGCGAGGAGTACCACCCCTTCTCCAGGTCCCGCCCCTTGTGCTGTAAACCCCGCCCCTCTGAAGGACTCCAGCGTGTCATAGGAGAAGACTCCTGGGAAGGCGGAGGCCCACAGGGCGGGGGGCGGAGCCTGAGGAGGAAAGGTCGAACCAGAAGGGCAGAAGGCGGGACCTAAGGAGGGACGCAACTTTAAGAGGCAGGGAAAGGCCAAGGGGCAGGGTTTGGGAGAGAGCTGAGGCTGAGGGACTAACGTGAAGGAGCGGGGCCAATGGTCCAGGGTGGTGCTTAGGATGGAAGAGCGGGCTGGAGTGGGCGGGGCTAGCACGAAGGGGTAGGCCTGAGGGGAGGAGCCAGTAGGTGGGCAGGGCCTGTGGAAAAACTGAGCCCAAGAGACAGCTGACTGCAGTAAGACTAttacacttttttaatgtttatttattttgaaagaggtaGAGAGCGcgtgagagggaggggcagagagagagaaagagagagagagagagagagagagagagagagagagagagagaatcccaagcaggctccgcgccatcaGCGCAAAGccctgggctccatctcaccaaccgtgacatcatgacttgagcggaaatcCAGAgcggcgcttaactgactgagccacccaggcgcccttggccTACTTCATTTTTGTTCCATCTGCACACATGGCTTGGACGACAGTACCGGGCTGGTGACCGCCCCCTCCCTAGCTTCCCCAACACCTAATGCCCCGTGATCCCTTGGATACTGTCTTGTTCAGTTACTCAAGGAACACGGAATAAGCACCTCCATGCCGGATAGGATTCCAGATCAATTAGAATCCGTCTCTGCCCTGCAAGACCTCAGCCCTTTAGCCAGATAATTGCAATGTAGTGTAATAGTTGCCATCAAGGAGCAGCACTTAACATGATTTTATGTACAGAGGATGAAGGCAAAGAAGGGTGAAAGGGCTTAGGGGAGCCTTTGAGGAGTAAATGACGTCTGAGCAAAGAAACAAGCAAGAGCATGAGaaactaagagaaatgaaagcttcAGATCAGGGCTATGGCTTAGATCAAAgtattgtaccaatgttaattcCCTGGTTATATAATATGATAACAGGGGAACATGGGTGAGGAGTTTAggggaactttatttttttttttttaccttttttgcaACTTTCTGTAAGCCTgaaattagtttaaaatataaagtagttaaaaagaaaaagaaatggagcacctgggtagctcaatcagttaagcgtctgacttcggctcagatcatgatctcccggtttgtgggttccagccacgcaacgggctctgtgctgacagcttgctcagagcctgaagcctgcttgggattctgtgtctccccctctctctgcccctcccatgctcatgctctgtctctctctgtcgctcaataataaataagggttaaaattttttttaaaaagaaaaagaaatggcagttTCAGCCCAAAAGATCAGCCCATACCAATGCAGGAGGTGCTCTGGAAACTATAATGAGTACATGTCTGGAGCCTAGGGAACATGCAGAGGAAACATTGTGAGATGAGGCTGAAGACATGGATAGAAGTCAGTTATTAGATTTTGAGGCCATGTtaaggagtttagattttattgaataatagagaactataaaaattttatacatgGTTAAACTGATAAGGATCAAACTGAAGTTGTAAAGTTACAGAGAAATGGACATGTGGACATTAGAAGATAGGGCACCAGGGCTTGAGGACTGGATgaatatgaaaggaaaacagaaggaataaaAACTGATGCTTAGTTTATATAAGTTCATTCACGGGCAAAACTCAACTATGGTattagaagtcaggatagtgaTTACCCTTGGAAAAGCATTGCCTGAAAGGGGGAAGAGTAGGGTTCTTGTAGTGCTGGTTACATGGGTATGTTCACTTTGtgaaattcatcaagctgtatacTTAGGAAATGTGCActtttgtatatatgtttgttCTGGTTGCTATGCTGTATAACAAATCATCCCAAATGTAGTagtataaaaaaaacattttattatgctcACAGATTCTGGGAATTCAACCAAAACACAGCAAGAATGGTGTATCTTTATTCAACAATTCCTGGGGCCTCATATAGGACACTTGAATGCCTGAGGGTGACTTGAAGTTGGTGGGTAGAATCATCTGAGGCTTCTTCACTCACTTATCTGATGCCTGGGCTAGGACAACTCAAAAGGCTGAACTCAGCTGGGACTGTCAAACACAGTACAGAGATATGACTGTTCCTTATGGCTTGGGCTTCTCACAATGTGGCAACTAGGTTCCAAGAAGGAATATCCTGACAGGAGATTTCCAGATAAGGAGCATGCCCAACAGAATTAAGAAAAGGAAGCTGTATGGCCTTTTATGATCCAGTTATATTCTGTTATATTCTTGTTATATTCTATTGGTTGAAACAGTCACAAGGGaagaatgtcaaagaatttgtgaccattttttaaaactgccacaaaatcatataataatcataatgatagcaataaaaataaatactagtttTAGATGTTTGAGCTGAAAGGCCAGAGAgaaggattataagagaaaaaacaTAAGCTCAGTTATAGTCCCAATGGGCTAAAGGTGACTATGGGATATCCAAGTGGAGACATCCAGTGAGCAGTTAGTGGTATAGATAAGCCTGCAGCTCAGAGTTCCTGGGAGTCAGTAGATGGGAAGGGAGATCCTGTGCATAACCAAGATTGGCCAGAGAGAGCTGGGAGCACAGAAAGAGAGTAAGACACCTAGGTCAGAGTTCTAAAAAACACCAACACAGAAAGGATAGGCAGATGGGCTTAtgaaaagactaagaaaaaaatagacagaAAAGCAagggggcacttaggtggctcagttggttaagtgtccaactttggctcaggtcatgatctcacagttcatgggttcgagccccacgtcaagctctgcactaacagctcagagcctggatcctggttcagattctgtctccctctctttctgcctctcccccactactactacttcttcttcttcttcttcttcttcttcttcttcttcttcttctctctctctctctctctctcaaaaataaataaataaacattaaaaaaaaaaacaaacaagaaattgcCTTAAGATAAAACCCTGGCTTTATAAAATGGCTGACAAAGCTCTTCCCTAGCTATTCCCTGTCCACCATTCAGCCTTCTCTTTCAACACTAGCCACTCAGGTTCTCTACAGAAACCAACTGATGTCCCCCAATCATCCATGCTTTTTAAAGTCTCTGTGCCTTTGCCCACTCTATGCACTTTGCCTCTAgtcctgttcactctctcttcACTATAGACCTAACTTCTATTCATCCTACAGAACCCAGGCTCAGTTGGGACCCTTCTTACAGTGTAATAGCCATCTGTATATCCACCTAATAGAGCAACCATCAAGCGAATATGTAATTGCCTATCTACCCAACTATTTCCCCTACCAAACTCCGAGTTTCTGGAGAGCAGAGAATGTGTTTCATTCATCTTATCTCCCCAATATTGAGCACGATATtggcctggcacaaagcaggtatTCTGATTATGACTTGTTGACTGAGATGATAGAAGTCAAAGGGAAATCAAGTTAAGGGagaatttttaggatttttttgttttggtatagGAGAGATTTAAGCATGTTCATAGAAAGGGAAATTTGAAGGAGGTTGAGGATCTAGAAGACACATGGAATAGCTGATAGGATCAGGTACTAGAGATAACAGGAAAGGAATGGGGGCAAAACCCCACAGGATGGCCCCCCATCACACTCATCCAGTAGGAAATGAGGTAAGGTGGGTGTGATGTAGATAAGGGTGCAGATAATGAAAACAGAGCTCACATTTGATGTGACAAGCATTCTTTGTCCCTAGAGACTAGTTCAGCACCTGACACAAATGAGCCATTCAGTAAATAgttgttaaatgaaaaataatgaggcCTAAGCAGGGAACTTGCACAAGGTAAAACAGAATGACTGAGCCTACACTGGCACCCATGTCTCCTGACTTAGAGGACCCCTATGTAGTTCagtttggtggggtggggggagcaacaAGGCCCAGCCTTACCTCTGAAGTATGCACCCCCACCTTCTCCTGGGACCTCATTAGAGATGTTTAGTTGGGCAGGTGTAAGCCCAGGCCCTGGGAGACAGGGCGGGGTGATGGAGCCACACTGCCTCCACCCCTTCTATAGTGGCTTGCCCTGGTTGTGTTGCTAAGAGCTTCAGAAGCCAAAGACAGAGGAGTCACAGTGGAGACCAAGGGCAGCCTCTTCCAGGCAGGGAGGCACTAGCCCCCACCTCCTGAAGCTACCCACAGGTAGAAGCCCTGGATATCTCACATCCAGGCAACAGACCACGGAAGCATGAGCCAGGAGAGCAAAGTGAAGACGACAGAGTccagcccccctgccccatccAAGGCCAGGTGAGACATCCTGCTTCCCTGTATCATCTCTGTCTGCCTAACTCGATGGAGCCTGATTCTTCTTGGTGCCCCCAGTGACAACGTCAACATTaatggtgaaaaaaatgaaacactgcTTCTCCTCTTGCCCACAGGAAGTTGTTGCCTGTCCTAGACCCATCTGGGGATTACTACTACTGGTGGCTGAATACAATGGTCTTCCCAGTGATGTATAACCTCATCATCATCGTGTGCAGGTTTGGCATGGGGCTAAAGGAAGGGCCTTAAACAGAGATAAGGGCTCAAGTGTCCAGCCAAGGAAAGGGGCGGGCTCTTGGCCAGGGCCTGAAGGAGGGGCAGCACCCAAGAGAGGGCCCAGGGCAGAGTGCTGAGTGCCTTGGGGAGATTGCCTTACACAGAGGATGCCCTGAGCCAATCTCTTCTGTCCCtgccacacagagcctgctttcctGACTTGCAACACAGTTATCTGGTGGCCTGGTTAGTACTGGACTACACAAGTGACCTTCTATACCTACTGGACATCGTGGTGCGCTTTCACACAGGTCAGTGAGCCCAAGACTGACCATTTGTTCCATGTTACCTTCCAAAAGAGGGCCTCTTAGTCACAAAGTGACTAGTCATAAGTGACCCCTTTATAGCACTTTCGCATGCCTCCATGCTTCACAACACCCCCATGCTCATCCCAGTAACCCTGGGGCAGGGTTATGCCCTCCCTCACCCTGTCCCcatgtctgtctccctgtcccaCCCTGGCCTGCCCACCCTCACCCTTATTACTAGAGCAGGTAGGTGTCCTGACTCAGCCTCATACCTGACCCCATCTTATGACTGACCCCagcctgtctccccctccccctccccaggattCTTAGACCAGGGCATCCTGGTGGTGGACAAGGGTAGGATTTCAAGTCGCTATGTTCGCACCTGGAGCTTCCTGTTGGACCTGGCATCCCTGATGCCCACAGATGTGGCCTACGTGCAGCTGGGCTTGCACACCCCTATGCTGAGGCTGAACCGATTTCTGCGTGTGCCTCGCCTCTTTGAGGCCTTTGACCGCACAGAGACCCGCACGGCTTACCCAAATGCATTTCGCATCACCAAACTGAtgctttacatttttgttgttatccATTGGAATAGCTGCCTATACTTTGCCCTATCCCGGTACCTGGGCTTCGGGCGTGACGCCTGGGTGTACCCTGATCCCGCACAGCCTGGCTTTGAGCGTCTGCAGCGCCAGTACCTCTATAGCTTTTACTTCTCCACCCTGATCCTGACCACTGTGGGCGATACACCACTGCCAGCACGGGAGGAGGAGTATCTCTTCATGGTGGGTGACTTCCTGTTGGCTGTCATGGGTTTTGCCACCATCATGGGTAGCATGAGCTCTGTCATCTACAATATGAACACTGCAGATGCGGCTTTCTACCCAGACCATGCACTGGTGAAGAAGTACATGAAGCAGCAGCACGTCAACCACCGGCTGGAGCGGCGAGTTATTGACTGGTGAGGATGCTGGGCTTCCAGACCAGGACAGGGACAGGTGTTCTGGATAGAGCCTGAGGAAAATGGCTGGGTCCTTACTGCCTAGAGGTCCAGGCAGGGCAAGTAGGGCATGGCATGCATTGGGGGGTTCACTGAGTGGGGCTTAGTAAAGCATGTCTTCCATTAGTTGTATCTGCACCTGGGGGGCTGGGTTGGATAAGAGATTGATAGGGAGAGGAACTCATACACAAGGAAGGATAACCTGGGGACCATGGAGTAAAAACTGCCATTGCCTGGTAGGGCTCAGATGGCTCTGGAAGAGGTAAAGGGAGAAGAGTGATACCTCCCAGGGAATGGCCAACAAGATGGTTGACTATGTCATAGGCATCCATGCTATGCTATGAACAAAAGGAAATGTCAGCAAGTCGGGGAGCTAAATCAGAGGGCCTCTAGATACAGGGCCTGGTGATTGAAGTGGCTATCAGTGGGATATACAAGGCGTCACTGAATGGTGGTAGGTGGGATAAAGCCTGACAGGAGGTAAAGGGTGTCTTATTCACTGTCAACTGGTGGAGGCTTCCAGGCCTTGGTTGAGGGAGAAAAGGTCAAAACATATCAGTGACCAGCAGACCTTGGAGTGAAGATATTCATCAGCCAACTGTCAAGTATTCCCATGACCCCTGTGAGATCTCAGTGTGATTGAACTCTTGGCTGAAGCTGAGCTGAACCCTGATGGAAGGAATAGGGGCAGGCatgttgggggctggggaggaactACTGCTGCTCTTGTCCCTAGGTACCAGCACCTGCAGATCAACAAGAAGATGACCAACGAGGTAGCCATCTTACAGCATTTGCCTGAGCGGTTGCGGGCCGAAGTGGCTGTGTCTGTACACCTATCTACTCTGAGCCGGGTGCAGatcttccagaactgtgaggccAGCCTGCTGGAGGAGCTGGTGCTGAAGCTGCAGCCCCAGACCTATTCACCGGGCGAATATGTCTGCCGCAAGGGGGACATTGGCCGGGAGATGTATATCATCCGTGAAGGTCAGTTGGCCGTGGTGGCAGATGATGGTGTCACCCAGTACGCTGTGCTTGGTGCAGGGCTCTACTTTGGGGAGATCAGCATCATCAACATCAAAGGTGGGTACCTCAGTGTTTGTTCTGGGacagggctgaggga is a window from the Panthera uncia isolate 11264 unplaced genomic scaffold, Puncia_PCG_1.0 HiC_scaffold_1779, whole genome shotgun sequence genome containing:
- the LOC125917383 gene encoding cyclic nucleotide-gated cation channel alpha-4-like, whose protein sequence is MSQESKVKTTESSPPAPSKARKLLPVLDPSGDYYYWWLNTMVFPVMYNLIIIVCRACFPDLQHSYLVAWLVLDYTSDLLYLLDIVVRFHTGFLDQGILVVDKGRISSRYVRTWSFLLDLASLMPTDVAYVQLGLHTPMLRLNRFLRVPRLFEAFDRTETRTAYPNAFRITKLMLYIFVVIHWNSCLYFALSRYLGFGRDAWVYPDPAQPGFERLQRQYLYSFYFSTLILTTVGDTPLPAREEEYLFMVGDFLLAVMGFATIMGSMSSVIYNMNTADAAFYPDHALVKKYMKQQHVNHRLERRVIDWYQHLQINKKMTNEVAILQHLPERLRAEVAVSVHLSTLSRVQIFQNCEASLLEELVLKLQPQTYSPGEYVCRKGDIGREMYIIREGQLAVVADDGVTQYAVLGAGLYFGEISIINIKGNMSGNRRTANIKSLGYSDLFCLSKEDLREVLSEYPQAQVVMEEKGREILLKMNKLDVNAEAAEIALQEATESRLRGLDQQLDDLQTKFARLLAELESSALKIAYRIERLEWQTREWPMPEELAEADDEGEPGEGTSQGGEGRSAQEGPPDPE